From a region of the Methanolobus tindarius DSM 2278 genome:
- a CDS encoding ABC transporter permease, translating into MSTAVANVNRGLFKGFNLRQKTIMLISCLSLLLLSIVISSSFIDDNALSTDFQSKNLAPSLEHPFGTDWMGRDMFVRTLGGLGLSIVIGALASSISTVFSVILGLFSSIGKIEDSIVSWLVDLFLSIPHLLLIILISIGLGGGATGVIIAVALTHWTSLTRVVRAEIKQIKTQEYIHISRNFGKSRWWIAKKHILPHLIPQFVLGTIVMFPHAILHEASVTFLGFGLSPHQPAIGIILSESMKYLSAGYWWLAFFPGLSLLIVILAFDLIGENMGKILDPKRAHE; encoded by the coding sequence ATGAGCACTGCTGTTGCAAATGTTAACAGGGGACTGTTTAAAGGGTTCAACCTGCGCCAGAAAACAATCATGCTGATAAGTTGTCTGTCTTTATTATTACTTTCAATTGTGATTTCCAGTTCATTCATAGACGATAATGCATTGTCAACTGATTTTCAATCAAAGAACCTTGCACCTTCTCTTGAACACCCATTTGGAACTGACTGGATGGGAAGGGATATGTTTGTGCGAACTCTTGGAGGACTGGGATTAAGTATAGTGATAGGAGCCCTGGCTTCATCTATCAGTACTGTTTTCAGTGTGATCTTAGGCTTATTTTCAAGCATAGGTAAAATAGAAGATTCAATTGTATCCTGGCTGGTTGATTTATTCCTTTCAATACCACATCTTCTGTTGATTATTTTGATTTCCATAGGACTTGGAGGAGGAGCAACAGGTGTTATCATAGCTGTTGCATTAACACACTGGACAAGTCTCACACGTGTTGTAAGGGCAGAAATCAAGCAGATAAAAACCCAGGAATACATCCATATATCAAGAAATTTTGGAAAATCCAGATGGTGGATAGCTAAGAAACATATTCTTCCTCACCTGATTCCACAGTTTGTTCTGGGTACAATTGTAATGTTCCCACATGCTATTCTGCACGAGGCTTCAGTGACTTTCCTTGGTTTCGGGCTTTCACCACATCAGCCTGCAATTGGCATTATCCTGTCAGAATCAATGAAATACCTCTCAGCAGGATACTGGTGGCTTGCATTTTTCCCGGGATTATCACTCCTGATCGTCATTCTTGCATTTGACCTGATCGGAGAAAATATGGGAAAGATACTGGATCCTAAAAGAGCACATGAATAA
- a CDS encoding oligopeptide/dipeptide ABC transporter ATP-binding protein, with protein sequence MTNTSQIPAEKKEKPEALLKVKDLSLSFIQYAAGLRQTELKVISNLSMEAYSGEILAVVGSSGSGKSLLAHSILGILPSNAKLNGTMEYGGHDLTQKKKEEVRGKEIVLIPQSTTYLDPLMRISSQVIGSVEDKNSDSKKKLQKEIFKKYDLKPEVEKMFPHELSGGMIRRVLVSTAVMSSSKIVIADEPTPGLDEKNLNETLGYFKDMANKGYAVILITHDIEAALKISDKIAIFYAGTILEVANAEDFSGEGEKLRHQYTKALWNALPQNKFQAIKGHQPMQDEVLEGCFFYERCTTRGEICSKCVPELKLFNGGMVRCNNVS encoded by the coding sequence ATGACAAATACATCTCAAATTCCCGCTGAAAAAAAGGAAAAGCCTGAAGCCCTGTTAAAGGTAAAAGACCTTTCCCTTTCTTTCATTCAATATGCTGCGGGACTAAGGCAAACTGAGCTTAAAGTAATATCCAATTTGAGCATGGAAGCTTACAGTGGTGAGATTCTAGCTGTTGTTGGCTCCAGCGGTTCCGGAAAAAGTCTCCTGGCACATTCTATTTTAGGTATTCTTCCATCAAACGCAAAGCTTAATGGCACTATGGAATATGGCGGCCATGATCTGACCCAAAAAAAGAAAGAGGAAGTCAGAGGTAAGGAAATTGTCCTAATTCCACAATCAACCACATATCTTGATCCTTTGATGAGAATTTCCAGTCAGGTCATTGGTAGTGTTGAAGATAAAAATTCAGATTCCAAAAAGAAGCTTCAGAAAGAGATATTCAAGAAATATGACCTGAAACCTGAAGTAGAAAAGATGTTCCCTCATGAACTTTCAGGAGGAATGATAAGAAGAGTCCTTGTTTCAACTGCTGTGATGAGTTCCTCAAAGATTGTGATAGCAGACGAACCAACACCTGGACTGGATGAAAAGAACCTGAATGAAACTCTGGGATATTTCAAGGATATGGCAAACAAAGGATATGCGGTTATTCTCATAACTCATGATATTGAAGCTGCACTAAAAATCTCAGATAAGATCGCTATTTTTTACGCTGGCACTATCCTGGAGGTTGCAAATGCAGAGGACTTTTCAGGTGAAGGGGAAAAGCTGAGACACCAATACACAAAAGCACTATGGAATGCCCTGCCACAAAACAAATTCCAGGCAATAAAAGGTCATCAGCCGATGCAGGATGAAGTGCTTGAAGGATGTTTCTTTTATGAAAGATGTACTACAAGAGGTGAAATTTGCTCAAAATGTGTTCCTGAGCTAAAGTTGTTCAACGGTGGAATGGTGAGGTGCAATAATGTATCTTAA
- a CDS encoding heme exporter protein CcmB, with translation MKKSLYIAAKDLRSEFRTKQMLNSMLIFSLIVIVIFSISFGDVLSQTELVGKLAPGVLWVAFTFAGTLGLSRSFAGEMENGCLEGLKLSPIDRSSIYIGKTISNAVLMFIVELLTIPIFIVLFNYNISGIPGLALVIFLGTFGFVSVGTLLSALSASTRAREIMLPVLLLPLIIPVIIPAVMATGTILADGGIGSISSELRLLVVYDLVFFVVGQLVFEYTVMD, from the coding sequence ATGAAGAAAAGCCTCTACATTGCAGCAAAGGATCTCAGGTCGGAGTTTCGCACAAAACAGATGCTCAATTCCATGCTCATCTTCTCGCTTATCGTTATCGTTATTTTCAGCATCTCATTCGGTGATGTTCTAAGCCAGACAGAACTTGTTGGAAAACTTGCTCCCGGCGTTCTCTGGGTGGCTTTCACCTTTGCAGGAACCCTTGGACTTTCACGTTCCTTTGCAGGTGAGATGGAAAACGGTTGTCTTGAAGGACTGAAACTCTCACCTATCGACAGAAGCTCAATCTACATCGGGAAAACAATATCAAATGCTGTCCTGATGTTCATTGTGGAATTGCTTACGATACCAATCTTCATCGTTTTGTTCAACTACAACATCAGTGGTATTCCGGGACTTGCACTTGTAATCTTCCTGGGAACTTTCGGTTTTGTCAGTGTTGGAACCTTGCTTTCAGCACTTTCAGCAAGTACAAGAGCTAGGGAGATCATGCTTCCGGTGCTTCTACTGCCGTTAATTATTCCTGTGATAATTCCTGCTGTTATGGCAACCGGGACGATACTCGCAGACGGTGGAATTGGTAGTATTTCTTCGGAGCTCAGGTTGCTGGTTGTGTATGACTTGGTATTTTTTGTTGTTGGACAACTTGTGTTTGAATATACTGTGATGGATTAG
- a CDS encoding PEF-CTERM sorting domain-containing protein, with protein sequence MKTKTNFNVKRVFALSLASIFLLTATLSMTAMATEDTVVIPYGDSGYKYKIIDKDESDDFTTFNFDDSEFASGIAGFGSIYSGCVLTDEQYVKTEWPVNTYIAVRKELNLPAGTSNMKISVAIDNDVQIFVNGVDVSNGMQTHEGCPSLGSFVFEVDDSILLEGTNLIAIKGRDRGTASFLDIKVTADVPNTEEIPEFPTIALPIAAIIGLAFVFKRE encoded by the coding sequence ATGAAAACAAAAACGAATTTCAATGTAAAGAGAGTCTTCGCTCTCTCACTCGCAAGTATTTTTCTTCTCACAGCAACACTGTCGATGACAGCAATGGCTACTGAAGACACAGTTGTCATCCCTTATGGTGATTCTGGTTACAAATACAAGATCATTGACAAAGATGAATCAGATGACTTTACAACCTTTAATTTTGATGATTCCGAATTTGCTTCAGGAATTGCAGGTTTTGGTTCAATCTATTCTGGTTGTGTTCTCACAGATGAACAGTATGTAAAGACGGAATGGCCAGTTAACACATATATTGCTGTAAGAAAGGAACTCAATCTTCCTGCAGGCACAAGTAATATGAAGATTTCTGTTGCCATTGACAACGATGTTCAGATTTTTGTCAACGGTGTGGATGTATCAAATGGTATGCAGACACATGAAGGATGTCCAAGTTTGGGCAGTTTTGTGTTTGAAGTAGATGACAGCATACTGTTGGAGGGTACAAACCTTATCGCAATTAAGGGAAGAGACCGCGGAACAGCAAGTTTCCTTGACATCAAGGTCACAGCAGATGTTCCAAACACAGAGGAAATACCAGAATTCCCAACAATTGCTCTGCCAATAGCTGCAATTATTGGACTTGCTTTCGTATTCAAAAGAGAGTAA
- a CDS encoding ABC transporter ATP-binding protein: MYLKGKNIGFGYNENNLILEDVDISLGSGDVLGLVGDSGCGKSTLCRILAGYEKNYKGKVSLDGSKISSSGYNPVQLIFQHPEKAVNPKWKMKDILKEGHDVSQDILEAFGIKENWLNRWPNELSGGELQRFALARALGPKTKFLIADEITTMVDAITQAQIWESILGIVEELDIGVLVVSHDKSLINRLCHDVLYMSDLNGC, translated from the coding sequence ATGTATCTTAAAGGCAAAAACATCGGTTTTGGCTACAATGAAAACAATCTGATCCTAGAAGATGTGGACATTTCCCTTGGAAGCGGGGACGTTTTAGGACTTGTAGGAGACAGCGGATGTGGCAAATCAACCCTGTGCAGGATACTGGCCGGATATGAGAAGAACTACAAAGGAAAAGTAAGTTTAGACGGAAGCAAAATATCATCAAGCGGATACAATCCCGTACAATTGATCTTTCAGCACCCTGAAAAGGCTGTAAATCCAAAATGGAAAATGAAGGATATCCTGAAAGAAGGCCATGATGTTTCTCAGGATATTCTGGAAGCTTTTGGAATTAAGGAGAACTGGCTGAACAGGTGGCCTAATGAACTTTCAGGAGGAGAGCTTCAGAGATTTGCTCTTGCAAGGGCTCTTGGACCAAAAACAAAATTCCTGATCGCTGATGAGATCACAACCATGGTGGATGCAATCACCCAGGCTCAAATATGGGAGAGCATTTTAGGTATCGTTGAAGAACTGGATATCGGGGTTCTTGTTGTGAGCCACGATAAAAGTCTTATCAACAGATTATGTCATGATGTTTTGTACATGTCAGATCTGAATGGATGCTGA
- a CDS encoding metal-dependent hydrolase, which translates to MGEDDRMVNTLSHLGIGLLIASVAGLNKRQIKIVAFMSILPDLDFILNVLFLAIDGHLNHQVYNVLYYMMGHREFMHSLIFALFVTIYIWYREKDRMLIIASGAAILSHIYLDYVTSWKMRPLFPFIKETSTIGAIDFFDPLITVISFIPLFYIMLGRVRANKNNGVFGNRNNSSSKVNSHIRSLLQVNGGWFNGSSKGEHRSLYRKLLTIFVIWCVFNPLAKAVLVSDLEKTEGHEISYQDSYPISPGIFLSAYEFNETTYKILISNYWSGVDKERFVDKCYCDQDSSATYITRAQLLYNSSLPGDVDYPVYNVSTYDSNVTVVLSDARNPFAQYWAYFKTEYIFVFYTDSENYDVYLKRNVQYNKPLPVGMFE; encoded by the coding sequence TTGGGTGAAGATGACAGGATGGTAAATACACTGTCACATCTGGGAATCGGGTTACTGATAGCATCAGTTGCAGGACTAAATAAAAGGCAGATAAAAATAGTTGCTTTCATGTCAATACTGCCTGATCTGGATTTCATATTGAATGTATTATTCCTTGCAATAGACGGACACCTTAATCACCAGGTGTATAACGTTCTCTACTATATGATGGGTCACAGGGAGTTCATGCATTCCCTTATTTTTGCCTTGTTTGTAACAATTTATATATGGTATCGGGAAAAAGACCGGATGCTTATTATCGCTTCAGGTGCTGCCATACTGAGCCATATATATCTGGATTATGTTACAAGCTGGAAAATGAGGCCACTTTTTCCTTTCATAAAAGAAACGTCAACAATAGGTGCAATTGATTTCTTCGATCCCCTGATCACGGTCATATCATTTATACCGCTGTTCTATATTATGCTGGGTCGTGTCCGTGCAAACAAAAACAATGGTGTTTTTGGTAATAGAAATAATTCATCTTCAAAAGTAAATTCTCATATACGCTCGCTTCTTCAGGTAAATGGTGGCTGGTTTAATGGTAGTTCAAAAGGTGAACACAGGTCGCTTTACAGGAAATTACTGACAATATTTGTCATATGGTGCGTTTTCAATCCGCTTGCAAAAGCAGTTTTGGTTTCAGATCTTGAAAAGACAGAAGGTCACGAAATCAGCTATCAGGATTCTTATCCTATTTCTCCTGGAATCTTTCTTTCAGCTTATGAGTTCAATGAGACCACATATAAAATACTCATTTCAAATTACTGGTCTGGTGTGGATAAAGAAAGATTTGTGGACAAGTGTTATTGTGATCAGGATTCCTCTGCTACGTACATAACAAGAGCGCAGTTACTGTATAATTCAAGTCTTCCGGGAGATGTAGACTACCCGGTGTATAATGTTTCCACTTATGATTCCAATGTCACTGTAGTTCTAAGTGATGCACGTAATCCTTTTGCTCAGTACTGGGCTTATTTTAAGACTGAATATATTTTTGTATTCTATACTGATAGCGAAAATTATGATGTTTATCTGAAAAGGAATGTTCAGTATAACAAACCACTGCCAGTGGGCATGTTTGAGTGA
- a CDS encoding ABC transporter ATP-binding protein: MAPMDSIISINGLSKSFGRRKALSNINLEIKKGEFVTIFGPNGAGKTTLLKIMSTIINPSRGSILVNGIDAKKHPEKIRGMIGAISHETYLYDELTARENLVFFARMYGIENNNIDARVDSILKSVNLLQRSDERAGSFSRGMKQRLSIARALLHQPEILLMDEPYTGLDQHAAANFERVLMGTGDSDVTRIMITHNIERAFELCDRMLIMDRGDICFDKLKTEIKSLEKFKEQYLSIVEKDTDAEGISNV, from the coding sequence ATGGCTCCAATGGACAGTATCATCTCAATTAACGGTCTTTCAAAGAGCTTCGGGCGAAGGAAAGCATTGAGCAATATCAACCTTGAGATCAAAAAAGGTGAGTTTGTTACAATATTCGGTCCCAACGGAGCCGGAAAGACCACTCTTCTGAAGATAATGTCCACTATCATCAATCCTTCCAGGGGAAGTATTCTTGTTAATGGAATTGATGCCAAAAAGCATCCTGAAAAGATAAGGGGAATGATAGGTGCCATATCTCATGAGACTTATCTTTATGATGAACTGACAGCAAGGGAGAACCTTGTTTTTTTTGCCCGGATGTACGGAATTGAGAATAATAACATCGATGCAAGAGTTGATTCCATTCTGAAAAGTGTAAATCTCCTTCAGCGTTCAGATGAGCGTGCCGGTTCATTTTCAAGAGGAATGAAACAGAGGCTTTCAATTGCAAGGGCACTTTTGCACCAGCCTGAAATTTTACTCATGGATGAGCCATATACTGGACTCGACCAGCATGCTGCTGCTAATTTTGAGCGTGTGCTCATGGGTACCGGAGATTCTGATGTTACAAGGATTATGATAACCCACAACATCGAGCGTGCTTTTGAACTATGCGACCGCATGCTCATAATGGATAGGGGAGATATTTGCTTCGATAAACTAAAAACTGAAATTAAAAGCTTGGAAAAGTTCAAAGAACAATACCTTTCCATAGTGGAAAAGGATACCGATGCAGAGGGCATTAGTAACGTCTAA
- a CDS encoding ArsR/SmtB family transcription factor, which translates to MTKTLQQIITIGEAISHPVRLKLLYLLSERERYIYDLAKDLDLSRQVIQLHLKRLEKAGFVESDLRLEDNDNRAKKFYKLKEFDVDICLKDLDEIFS; encoded by the coding sequence ATGACAAAAACACTTCAGCAAATAATAACTATCGGAGAAGCTATTTCTCATCCGGTCAGGTTAAAACTCCTGTATCTGCTCTCAGAAAGGGAGAGATACATATATGATCTGGCAAAGGATCTTGATCTGTCACGTCAGGTCATCCAGCTTCACCTGAAAAGGCTGGAAAAAGCCGGTTTTGTTGAAAGTGACCTGAGACTTGAGGATAATGATAACCGTGCCAAGAAATTCTACAAACTGAAAGAGTTCGATGTTGATATTTGCCTTAAAGACCTGGATGAAATATTCAGTTAA
- a CDS encoding PepSY domain-containing protein, with translation MKKTTTILLAGMLIMAIAGIGMASAATDDTDDTTFFAQMSRWAGQCVGYANGYMNGYGYADCPVYGSYVTDGAAADIEVDNIDDAITIAEDVTGQDISESNVYQMGRWWVFTYTEDDTVKQGRIDAYTGEVIEDFYADATYQGQYYQGGRGMRGGSYGGSGGCGYRY, from the coding sequence ATGAAAAAAACTACAACAATCCTCCTTGCTGGAATGCTTATTATGGCAATTGCAGGGATTGGGATGGCAAGCGCAGCAACAGATGATACTGATGACACTACTTTCTTCGCACAGATGTCCAGATGGGCTGGACAATGTGTCGGATATGCAAATGGATACATGAACGGTTATGGATATGCAGACTGCCCGGTTTATGGATCATATGTAACTGATGGAGCAGCAGCTGATATTGAAGTAGACAATATAGATGATGCTATTACTATTGCAGAAGATGTAACCGGACAGGATATATCAGAATCAAATGTCTATCAGATGGGAAGATGGTGGGTATTTACTTACACAGAAGATGATACTGTAAAACAGGGTCGTATAGATGCCTACACTGGCGAAGTAATCGAAGACTTCTATGCAGATGCCACATATCAGGGCCAGTACTATCAGGGTGGACGTGGCATGCGTGGTGGAAGCTACGGTGGTTCCGGCGGCTGCGGCTATAGGTACTGA
- a CDS encoding molybdopterin-dependent oxidoreductase, with amino-acid sequence MVQLRQFKLLVSCILILVLSVSGCTEDSQQKQQETNTSDEATVFDGKELTPISEQRNNGIKGTQYIDKDTYELRIYGRMVDKPMSFTYEQLLAYPSVSRFVRMDCVEGWGFDAKWTGLTMDTLFNETGVNNSATTVIFYSADGYSTSLDYDYIVENDIMLAYELNDITLPADRGFPLQLVAESKYGYKWAKWITSIEVTDEPYKGYWETAGYNNNADVGGPAFER; translated from the coding sequence ATGGTTCAACTCAGACAATTTAAACTTTTAGTCAGTTGTATATTGATTCTGGTTCTTTCAGTTAGTGGATGTACTGAAGATTCACAGCAGAAGCAGCAAGAAACCAATACATCAGATGAAGCTACTGTTTTTGACGGAAAGGAACTGACTCCCATTTCAGAACAACGAAATAATGGGATTAAAGGAACCCAGTACATAGATAAGGACACATACGAACTCAGGATTTATGGAAGAATGGTAGATAAGCCCATGAGTTTTACCTATGAACAGTTGCTTGCATATCCTTCGGTTTCAAGATTTGTGCGCATGGACTGTGTCGAAGGCTGGGGATTTGATGCAAAATGGACCGGTTTAACCATGGACACATTGTTTAATGAGACCGGTGTAAACAACAGTGCAACTACGGTCATATTCTACTCAGCTGATGGCTATTCCACGAGCCTTGATTATGACTACATTGTTGAAAATGACATAATGCTTGCCTATGAGCTTAATGATATCACTCTGCCCGCAGACAGGGGATTTCCACTACAGCTTGTAGCTGAGAGTAAATACGGCTACAAATGGGCAAAATGGATTACTTCAATAGAGGTTACCGATGAGCCTTACAAAGGATACTGGGAAACTGCCGGCTACAACAACAACGCAGATGTTGGTGGACCTGCATTTGAAAGATAA